The following are encoded in a window of Corvus moneduloides isolate bCorMon1 chromosome 26, bCorMon1.pri, whole genome shotgun sequence genomic DNA:
- the LOC116455808 gene encoding uncharacterized protein LOC116455808, which translates to MHLAYLILTVFLGQLLVAVARAQVQQEPRLETTENTGINISCSHPKIQTSEFIYWYRHLPGRGPEFLAHIVKESKELPDIAGGLWVSADRRSSALWLRRPRRGDAAVYYCALGDTGRGAGAAAGHEPPRAGPGGAGATAPPAASRGRCRSAAGAASPRSDTGIGIDTDSDTNTGTGTDTDRDTGIGIDTDRDTDTGTDTDRDTDMFALKGLV; encoded by the exons ATGCACCTCGCCTATCTCATCCTCACGGTCTTCCTGGGCCAGCTCCTGG tggctgtggccaGAGCCCAGGTCCAGCAGGAGCCACGGCTGGAGACCACCGAGAACACCGGCATCAACATCAGCTGCTcacatcccaaaatccagacCAGCGAGTTTATCTACTGGTACCGTCATCTCCCGGGCCGAGGACCCGAATTCCTAGCACACATTGTGAAAGAGTCCAAAGAGCTGCCGGACATTGCGGGCGGTCTGTGGGTGTCGGCAGATCGCCGGAGCAGCGCGCTGTGGctccggcggccccggcgcggggACGCGGCCGTGTATTACTGCGCgctgggggacacgggcagaggagccggggctgcggccgggCACGAACcgccgcgggcggggccgggcggggccggggccacaGCGCCGCCCGCGGCCAGCAGGGGGCGCTGCCGCTcggccgccggggccgcctcGCCCCGCTC agacaccggcATCGGCATTGACACCGACAGTGACACCAACACCGGCACCGGCActgacaccgacagagacaccggcATCGGAattgacaccgacagagacaccgacaccGGCActgacaccgacagagacaccg ACATGTTTGCCTTGAAGGGACTCGTCTAA
- the LOC116455809 gene encoding uncharacterized protein LOC116455809: MLGRRSGGMRRGRGAALAALAAVLLVAVAKAQVQQEPRLETTENTGINISCSHPKKQVEDFIHFYRHLPGRGPEHLAGTSRRSKDLPDIAGQLLVSEDGRSSALWLRRPRRGDAAVYYCALGDTGRGAGAAAGHEPPRAGPGGAGATAPPAASRGRCRSAAGPQAAPQLLPAQRARAHRARHSPARPPDTRLAQPAPCAYTLGVHKQP; this comes from the exons ATGCtcgggcggcggagcggcgggatgcggcggggccggggcgcggcgcTGGCGGCGCTGGCCGCGGTGCTGCTCG tggctgtggccaAAGCTCAGGTCCAGCAGGAACCACGGCTGGAGACCACCGAGAACACCGGCATCAACATCAGCTGCTCTCACCCAAAAAAACAGGTCGAGGATTTCATCCACTTCTACCGTCATCTCCCGGGCCGAGGACCCGAACATCTCGCGGGCACTTCTAGAAGGTCCAAGGATCTGCCGGACATTGCAGGACAGCTGTTGGTGTCGGAGGACGGCCGGAGCAGCGCGCTGTGGctccggcggccccggcgcggggACGCGGCCGTGTATTACTGCGCgctgggggacacgggcagaggagccggggctgcggccgggCACGAACcgccgcgggcggggccgggcggggccggggccacaGCGCCGCCCGCGGCCAGCAGGGGGCGCTGCCGCTCGGCCGCCGGGCCTCAGGCGGCTCCGCAGCTCCTTCCTGCGCAGCGAGCCCGCGCACACCGCGCCCGACACAGCCCTGCACGGCCGCCGGACACACGGCTCGCACAGCCTGCCCCCTGCGCTTACACACTCG GTGTCCACAAACAGCCGTGA